A DNA window from Chryseobacterium sp. MEBOG06 contains the following coding sequences:
- a CDS encoding efflux RND transporter periplasmic adaptor subunit, translating into MQRFFIQKSTILFLSLIVLAGCRKNNQNQSYQQQAPELPVEIVKQGDASVSREYAASVEGISNVEIRPQITGYLSKIFVDEGDFVRAGQVLFKIEDQIFREQLKSAQAALITAQANLSTSKIDLDRKNELFKNKMVSGIQVKEAEAAYNAARGAVSQSVSSIESAKINLNFSTIKAPVSGFIGRFNYRLGSLMTPGNQDPITLLSDIHQVYTYFSLSENDFNNFQKQYVGSSIDEVIKNTPTVSLLLSGGEKYAEAGRIDAVEGQFNKTTGSITLRAKFNNPKNLLRSGNTGKILLDQFYSNVVLLPIASTRTIQDKVFVFTIKGGKAAMLPVEVNGKAGDNFIVSKGLKAGDQYIVSGFDRLQPGTPVVAQKKNAQQKKS; encoded by the coding sequence ATGCAAAGATTTTTTATTCAGAAATCAACCATACTTTTCCTCTCGCTCATTGTTTTGGCGGGATGCAGGAAAAATAATCAAAATCAGTCTTATCAACAGCAGGCACCGGAGCTTCCCGTAGAAATCGTGAAGCAGGGAGATGCTTCTGTTTCCAGAGAATATGCAGCATCCGTAGAAGGAATTTCCAATGTGGAGATCAGACCACAGATTACAGGATATTTAAGCAAAATTTTTGTAGATGAAGGAGACTTCGTAAGGGCAGGGCAGGTATTGTTCAAAATTGAAGATCAGATATTTCGTGAACAGTTGAAAAGCGCACAGGCAGCTTTGATTACTGCACAGGCTAATCTTTCAACTTCAAAAATTGATCTGGACAGGAAAAATGAACTGTTTAAAAATAAAATGGTTTCGGGGATTCAGGTCAAAGAAGCAGAGGCTGCTTATAATGCGGCAAGGGGAGCGGTAAGCCAGTCGGTTTCTTCCATCGAATCTGCTAAGATTAATCTTAATTTCTCTACGATTAAAGCTCCTGTAAGCGGGTTTATCGGAAGATTCAATTATCGTCTGGGAAGTCTTATGACGCCGGGTAATCAGGATCCGATCACTTTGTTGTCGGATATTCATCAGGTGTATACCTACTTCAGTTTAAGTGAAAATGACTTTAATAATTTTCAGAAACAATATGTGGGAAGCAGCATTGATGAGGTGATCAAAAACACCCCTACGGTATCGCTGTTGCTATCCGGTGGTGAAAAATATGCCGAAGCCGGGAGAATTGATGCCGTGGAAGGGCAGTTTAACAAAACTACAGGTTCTATTACTTTGAGGGCAAAATTCAATAACCCGAAGAATCTTTTAAGAAGTGGAAATACCGGGAAAATCCTTTTGGACCAGTTTTACAGCAATGTGGTTCTGCTTCCGATTGCTTCTACCAGAACCATTCAGGATAAAGTTTTTGTATTCACAATCAAAGGCGGGAAAGCGGCAATGCTGCCTGTTGAAGTAAATGGAAAAGCAGGAGATAATTTCATTGTATCCAAAGGTCTTAAAGCTGGGGATCAATACATTGTCAGCGGTTTCGACAGATTGCAGCCGGGGACTCCTGTAGTGGCGCAAAAGAAAAATGCTCAACAGAAAAAATCGTAA
- a CDS encoding AraC family transcriptional regulator, which produces MAKKILQEPEFVSQLAFDEVLQQVEFDLRIKEFVVMEIDRENYAIKPNIPYRADYFCIFLVQQGSVSFRLDDKSYEVSKGDIVFCPISETFWVDQISDDYHSKYIFFSLDFISDAGFNYKSNNVLKSLSSDPTHIIRNEPDVYRKITFHLDELKVLNNKEKENYYFNEMIWHHFSLVIYEIDNYFKKIEKPHVVTHREDELTTGFFKLVQDHFKEEHNVQFYADKLCISRKYLTKVINKAVLKSPRDIIHQVLAVEARLLLRNPNLNVSEVAAQLKFSDQASFSKFFKKHTGRSPLEYRKDDLY; this is translated from the coding sequence ATGGCTAAAAAAATCCTCCAGGAGCCTGAGTTTGTTTCACAGTTGGCTTTTGATGAAGTTTTGCAACAGGTAGAATTTGATCTTAGGATCAAAGAATTTGTGGTGATGGAAATTGACAGGGAAAATTACGCGATAAAGCCTAATATTCCTTATCGTGCAGACTATTTCTGTATTTTTCTCGTACAGCAGGGAAGTGTAAGCTTCAGGCTTGATGATAAAAGCTATGAAGTTTCAAAAGGAGATATTGTTTTTTGTCCCATTTCCGAAACATTTTGGGTGGATCAGATTTCTGACGATTACCATTCAAAATATATCTTCTTCTCACTGGACTTTATTTCTGATGCGGGTTTTAATTATAAATCCAATAATGTTCTGAAAAGTCTATCATCAGATCCTACACATATTATCAGAAATGAGCCGGATGTGTACAGGAAAATAACCTTTCATCTAGATGAACTGAAGGTTCTGAACAATAAGGAAAAAGAAAATTATTATTTCAATGAAATGATCTGGCATCACTTTTCGCTGGTGATCTACGAAATTGACAATTATTTTAAAAAGATAGAGAAGCCTCATGTGGTAACCCATAGAGAAGATGAGCTCACAACTGGTTTTTTTAAGCTGGTTCAGGATCATTTCAAAGAAGAGCATAACGTTCAGTTCTATGCTGATAAGCTTTGTATCAGTAGGAAATACCTTACAAAAGTGATCAATAAAGCCGTACTGAAATCCCCAAGAGATATCATTCATCAGGTGCTGGCAGTAGAAGCCAGGCTGCTGCTCAGGAATCCCAATCTTAATGTCAGTGAAGTGGCTGCCCAGCTTAAATTTTCTGATCAGGCTTCTTTCAGTAAGTTCTTCAAAAAGCATACAGGGAGATCTCCTTTGGAATATCGTAAAGATGATTTGTATTGA
- a CDS encoding metallophosphoesterase, producing MKIQIISDLHQEFGSTELCFDNSDVVVLAGDVNLGTKGIDWIKEKISDKPVIYVLGNHEYYKGSYPKTLNKIKEAARDSNVFVLENSFVDIEDIRFHGATLWTDFSIFGNPIHYGMICQPKMNDYKMIRRDPSYSKMRTMDTFKIHQISRQWLKESLETSKGLKNIVVTHHAPDIRSVPEEYKEDPLTSAYASNLEDIIAEYQPLYWIHGHIHTPNRYKIENTEIICNPHGYIDEKYNGYEKELIIEVM from the coding sequence ATGAAAATACAAATCATCAGTGATCTTCATCAGGAATTCGGAAGTACGGAATTGTGTTTTGATAATTCCGATGTTGTTGTGCTGGCAGGAGATGTCAATCTGGGGACAAAAGGGATTGACTGGATTAAAGAGAAAATATCCGATAAACCGGTGATCTATGTCTTAGGTAACCATGAATATTATAAAGGTTCTTATCCAAAAACTCTGAATAAAATTAAAGAAGCTGCCCGGGATTCAAACGTCTTTGTGCTTGAAAATTCTTTTGTAGACATTGAAGATATCCGTTTTCATGGTGCGACTCTGTGGACTGATTTTTCAATCTTTGGAAATCCCATTCATTACGGAATGATCTGCCAGCCCAAAATGAATGATTACAAAATGATCAGGAGAGATCCTTCTTATTCTAAAATGAGAACAATGGATACCTTTAAAATTCATCAGATTTCAAGACAATGGTTAAAAGAAAGCCTTGAAACGTCAAAAGGACTCAAAAATATAGTGGTTACCCATCATGCTCCAGATATCCGGTCTGTTCCGGAAGAGTATAAAGAAGATCCATTGACTTCGGCCTACGCTTCCAATCTGGAAGATATAATAGCAGAATACCAGCCATTGTATTGGATTCATGGGCATATCCATACCCCAAACCGTTACAAAATAGAAAATACGGAAATCATATGTAATCCTCATGGTTACATCGATGAAAAATATAATGGCTATGAAAAAGAACTGATCATTGAAGTTATGTAG